One part of the Natator depressus isolate rNatDep1 chromosome 28, rNatDep2.hap1, whole genome shotgun sequence genome encodes these proteins:
- the RNF227 gene encoding RING finger protein 227, with the protein MDAHAEGGAAAELECGICYLPYDRGARAPRRLGPAHGAWRRPAPCHHALCTACLCRLARDQSWEAVTCPFCRTPTSLRVRGRGWEAGTRRRSRSSGSRHRLALPPVDPELWKRIGRREEEAGEEEAVPGNDVPEEAGQSRLWRALMKFLRGGGSRSSARERQPINPYCPEMKDLALMNCYIM; encoded by the coding sequence ATGGACGCGCACGCGGAGGGGGGCGCCGCCGCCGAGCTGGAGTGTGGCATCTGCTACCTGCCCTACGACCGCGGGGCGCGCGCCCCGCGCCGCCTCGGGCCCGCGCACGGCGCTTGGcgccgccccgccccctgccaccaCGCGCTCTGCACCGCTTGCCTCTGCCGCCTGGCGCGCGACCAGAGCTGGGAAGCGGTCACGTGCCCCTTCTGCcgcacccccacctccctgcgcGTGCgcggcaggggctgggaggcGGGGACGAGGAGGCGGAGCAGGAGCAGCGGCAGCCGGCAccgcctggccctgccccccgtcGACCCCGAGCTCTGGAAGCGGATTGGCCGGCGGGAAgaggaggcgggggaggaggaggcggtgCCTGGCAATGACGTACCGGAGGAGGCGGGCCAATCGCGGCTGTGGCGGGCGCTGATGAAGTTCCTGCGAGGGGGCGGCAGCCGCAGTAGCGCGCGGGAGCGGCAGCCAATCAACC